One Xiphophorus hellerii strain 12219 chromosome 1, Xiphophorus_hellerii-4.1, whole genome shotgun sequence DNA segment encodes these proteins:
- the LOC116727426 gene encoding RNA-binding motif, single-stranded-interacting protein 2-like isoform X2 produces the protein MLLSVPPRTGISPYGGYSGKSHKKTYVAPSNHQMAPPSPNSNSNGNSNTTTFSNGSGNSNSGAEQLSKTNLYIRGLHPGTTDQDLVKLCQPYGKIVSTKAILDKTTNKCKGYGFVDFDSPASAQKAVTALKAVGVQAQMAKQQEQDPTNLYISNLPLSMDESELENMLKPFSQAISTRILRDSNGTSRGVGFARMESTEKCEAIIQHFNGKYIKTPHGVPAPTEPLLCKFADGGQKKRQSQGKYLQNGRSWTRDSESGGMTLTYDPTTALQNGFYSSPYSLAPNRMIGPASLSPYMPSPVSTYQVHNPSWLHHQSYIMPPTGAVLASGMEHSMSIQPTSMIGPLTQQLSHLSMGSSGTYMPANASMQGPYLPPYTQVPATNISVEESAIQQPVPIGTPTEHTAYSYQHNK, from the exons ATGCTGCTCTCGGTGCCGCCAAGGACAGGAATCAGCCCATACGGCGGTTACTCCGGCAAAAGCCACAAGAAG ACATATGTGGCCCCCTCCAACCATCAGATGGCTCCTCCAAGTCCCAACAGCAATAGCAATGGCAACAGCAACACAACTACCTTCAGCAATGGCAGCGGCAACAGCAACAGTGGAGCAGAGCAGCTCAGCAAAACCAACCTTTACATCCGTGGCCTGCATCCAGGAACCACAGACCAAGATCTGGTCAAGCTCTGTCAGCC GTATGGGAAAATTGTGTCCACCAAAGCCATCCTGGACAAGACTACCAACAAATGCAAAG GCTATGGCTTTGTGGACTTTGACAGTCCAGCCTCTGCACAGAAGGCAGTGACAGCGCTGAAGGCAGTTGGAGTACAGGCTCAAATGGCCAAG CAACAGGAGCAGGACCCCACCAACTTGTACATCTCTAACCTCCCGCTCTCCATGGATGAGTCAGAGCTGGAGAACATGCTGAAGCCCTTCAGTCAGGCCATTTCCACTCGTATCCTCCGCGACTCCAACGGGACCAGCCGAGGGGTGGGCTTTGCCAG GATGGAGTCAACTGAGAAATGTGAGGCTATCATCCaacattttaatggaaaatatatCAAAACTCCTCATGGAGTTCCAG CGCCGACAGAACCTTTGTTGTGTAAATTTGCTGACGGAGGCCAGAAGAAGCGTCAGAGTCAAGGCAAATACCTTCAGAACGGTCGTTCCTGGACAAGAGATTCTGAGTCT GGAGGAATGACTCTCACCTATGATCCCACCACAGCCCTACAGAACGG GTTCTATTCCTCTCCCTACAGCCTTGCACCTAATCGGATGATCGGACCGGCCTCCCTCTCCCCATACATGCCTTCCCCTGTGTCCACCTATCAG GTACACAATCCGTCCTGGCTACATCATCAGTCATACATCATGCCTCCCACA GGAGCAGTCCTTGCGTCAGGAATGGAGCACTCCATGTCCATCCAGCCAACCTCCATGATAGGACCTCTGACACAGCAGCTCAGTCACCTTTCAATGGGCAGCAGTGGCACT TATATGCCTGCGAATGCGTCTATGCAGGGTCCTTACCTACCCCCCTACACTCAAGTGCCTGCCACCAACATCTCAGTGGAG GAAAGTGCCATCCAACAGCCTGTTCCTATTGGTACTCCAACAGAACACACAGCGTACTCCTACCAGCATAACAAATAA
- the LOC116727426 gene encoding RNA-binding motif, single-stranded-interacting protein 2-like isoform X1 translates to MLLSVPPRTGISPYGGYSGKSHKKQTYVAPSNHQMAPPSPNSNSNGNSNTTTFSNGSGNSNSGAEQLSKTNLYIRGLHPGTTDQDLVKLCQPYGKIVSTKAILDKTTNKCKGYGFVDFDSPASAQKAVTALKAVGVQAQMAKQQEQDPTNLYISNLPLSMDESELENMLKPFSQAISTRILRDSNGTSRGVGFARMESTEKCEAIIQHFNGKYIKTPHGVPAPTEPLLCKFADGGQKKRQSQGKYLQNGRSWTRDSESGGMTLTYDPTTALQNGFYSSPYSLAPNRMIGPASLSPYMPSPVSTYQVHNPSWLHHQSYIMPPTGAVLASGMEHSMSIQPTSMIGPLTQQLSHLSMGSSGTYMPANASMQGPYLPPYTQVPATNISVEESAIQQPVPIGTPTEHTAYSYQHNK, encoded by the exons ATGCTGCTCTCGGTGCCGCCAAGGACAGGAATCAGCCCATACGGCGGTTACTCCGGCAAAAGCCACAAGAAG cagACATATGTGGCCCCCTCCAACCATCAGATGGCTCCTCCAAGTCCCAACAGCAATAGCAATGGCAACAGCAACACAACTACCTTCAGCAATGGCAGCGGCAACAGCAACAGTGGAGCAGAGCAGCTCAGCAAAACCAACCTTTACATCCGTGGCCTGCATCCAGGAACCACAGACCAAGATCTGGTCAAGCTCTGTCAGCC GTATGGGAAAATTGTGTCCACCAAAGCCATCCTGGACAAGACTACCAACAAATGCAAAG GCTATGGCTTTGTGGACTTTGACAGTCCAGCCTCTGCACAGAAGGCAGTGACAGCGCTGAAGGCAGTTGGAGTACAGGCTCAAATGGCCAAG CAACAGGAGCAGGACCCCACCAACTTGTACATCTCTAACCTCCCGCTCTCCATGGATGAGTCAGAGCTGGAGAACATGCTGAAGCCCTTCAGTCAGGCCATTTCCACTCGTATCCTCCGCGACTCCAACGGGACCAGCCGAGGGGTGGGCTTTGCCAG GATGGAGTCAACTGAGAAATGTGAGGCTATCATCCaacattttaatggaaaatatatCAAAACTCCTCATGGAGTTCCAG CGCCGACAGAACCTTTGTTGTGTAAATTTGCTGACGGAGGCCAGAAGAAGCGTCAGAGTCAAGGCAAATACCTTCAGAACGGTCGTTCCTGGACAAGAGATTCTGAGTCT GGAGGAATGACTCTCACCTATGATCCCACCACAGCCCTACAGAACGG GTTCTATTCCTCTCCCTACAGCCTTGCACCTAATCGGATGATCGGACCGGCCTCCCTCTCCCCATACATGCCTTCCCCTGTGTCCACCTATCAG GTACACAATCCGTCCTGGCTACATCATCAGTCATACATCATGCCTCCCACA GGAGCAGTCCTTGCGTCAGGAATGGAGCACTCCATGTCCATCCAGCCAACCTCCATGATAGGACCTCTGACACAGCAGCTCAGTCACCTTTCAATGGGCAGCAGTGGCACT TATATGCCTGCGAATGCGTCTATGCAGGGTCCTTACCTACCCCCCTACACTCAAGTGCCTGCCACCAACATCTCAGTGGAG GAAAGTGCCATCCAACAGCCTGTTCCTATTGGTACTCCAACAGAACACACAGCGTACTCCTACCAGCATAACAAATAA
- the LOC116727426 gene encoding RNA-binding motif, single-stranded-interacting protein 2-like isoform X3, producing the protein MLLSVPPRTGISPYGGYSGKSHKKQTYVAPSNHQMAPPSPNSNSNGNSNTTTFSNGSGNSNSGAEQLSKTNLYIRGLHPGTTDQDLVKLCQPYGKIVSTKAILDKTTNKCKGYGFVDFDSPASAQKAVTALKAVGVQAQMAKEQDPTNLYISNLPLSMDESELENMLKPFSQAISTRILRDSNGTSRGVGFARMESTEKCEAIIQHFNGKYIKTPHGVPAPTEPLLCKFADGGQKKRQSQGKYLQNGRSWTRDSESGGMTLTYDPTTALQNGFYSSPYSLAPNRMIGPASLSPYMPSPVSTYQVHNPSWLHHQSYIMPPTGAVLASGMEHSMSIQPTSMIGPLTQQLSHLSMGSSGTYMPANASMQGPYLPPYTQVPATNISVEESAIQQPVPIGTPTEHTAYSYQHNK; encoded by the exons ATGCTGCTCTCGGTGCCGCCAAGGACAGGAATCAGCCCATACGGCGGTTACTCCGGCAAAAGCCACAAGAAG cagACATATGTGGCCCCCTCCAACCATCAGATGGCTCCTCCAAGTCCCAACAGCAATAGCAATGGCAACAGCAACACAACTACCTTCAGCAATGGCAGCGGCAACAGCAACAGTGGAGCAGAGCAGCTCAGCAAAACCAACCTTTACATCCGTGGCCTGCATCCAGGAACCACAGACCAAGATCTGGTCAAGCTCTGTCAGCC GTATGGGAAAATTGTGTCCACCAAAGCCATCCTGGACAAGACTACCAACAAATGCAAAG GCTATGGCTTTGTGGACTTTGACAGTCCAGCCTCTGCACAGAAGGCAGTGACAGCGCTGAAGGCAGTTGGAGTACAGGCTCAAATGGCCAAG GAGCAGGACCCCACCAACTTGTACATCTCTAACCTCCCGCTCTCCATGGATGAGTCAGAGCTGGAGAACATGCTGAAGCCCTTCAGTCAGGCCATTTCCACTCGTATCCTCCGCGACTCCAACGGGACCAGCCGAGGGGTGGGCTTTGCCAG GATGGAGTCAACTGAGAAATGTGAGGCTATCATCCaacattttaatggaaaatatatCAAAACTCCTCATGGAGTTCCAG CGCCGACAGAACCTTTGTTGTGTAAATTTGCTGACGGAGGCCAGAAGAAGCGTCAGAGTCAAGGCAAATACCTTCAGAACGGTCGTTCCTGGACAAGAGATTCTGAGTCT GGAGGAATGACTCTCACCTATGATCCCACCACAGCCCTACAGAACGG GTTCTATTCCTCTCCCTACAGCCTTGCACCTAATCGGATGATCGGACCGGCCTCCCTCTCCCCATACATGCCTTCCCCTGTGTCCACCTATCAG GTACACAATCCGTCCTGGCTACATCATCAGTCATACATCATGCCTCCCACA GGAGCAGTCCTTGCGTCAGGAATGGAGCACTCCATGTCCATCCAGCCAACCTCCATGATAGGACCTCTGACACAGCAGCTCAGTCACCTTTCAATGGGCAGCAGTGGCACT TATATGCCTGCGAATGCGTCTATGCAGGGTCCTTACCTACCCCCCTACACTCAAGTGCCTGCCACCAACATCTCAGTGGAG GAAAGTGCCATCCAACAGCCTGTTCCTATTGGTACTCCAACAGAACACACAGCGTACTCCTACCAGCATAACAAATAA